The region CGAGCGGGCTACTTCTACCGTCGGCGCGGGCGATACGTCGACGACGAAACCCCCTACATCCGCTGGAGCCAGGCGTGGATGTGCTTCGCGCTCGCCTCGGCGGTGCGCCAGCGTACCGAAAGCGAGCGGAGAGCACGATAGCATCGACGACAACACAAAACCCACATATTCGACGGGCGGGTTTTCAGGACAATGACCGGTGTTCTCGGCGGGACGGTCACTGGCGAACCGTTCCGGGCGATGACGGAGGCGATACAGTTCGAGCCGTGGTACGAGACCGAGCGCTTCGAGGAGGGCGAGTCGAGTCTCGGTCTCGTTCACCACGGCGAGCGCGACCCGCTCGGCAGCGCCGCGTGGGAGGGCGAGAGTCGCGCGGGCGTCGTCCACGGCGCGCTCGTCGGCCGCGAACACACCAATACAGAAAATCTCGTCGAGCGCGTTCTCGATTCCCCCCACGAGACGCTCCGCGAAGTGGACGGCCCGTTCGCGCTTGCGTGTGTGGATTTCGACGCCGAACGGTTCGTGTTGGCGACGGATAAACTCGGCACGCGGCCGTGTTATTACACGCTCGAAAACGGACTGGCGTTCGGCTCGTCGGTGGCCGCGCTGCTCACCGGTCTCGACGACCCGCAACTGGACGAACAGGGCGTGAGCGACCTGCTCATGATGAGCGGTCTCTGGGGCGAGCGGACGCTCGTCGAGGGCGTGCGCGCGCTCGCACCCGCGTCGGTCCTCGAATACGAAGATGGTGAGGCCTCGATCGAGCGCTACTGGAAACCCGACTACGAGAGCGCGCCGACCGACGGCTACATCGACGACCTCGTCGACGTCTTCGGGGCGGCGATGGCCGATGCGGCGACCACGATGGACGGCGACGTGGGCGTGTGGCTCTCCGGTGGACTCGACAGCCGAACGCTGGCGGCCGAACTCGCCGGCCATAGCGACGAGTTCGACTCCTTTCGCGCCTACACCTACGACGCGAACCCCCGCGGCGGCGGCAACCCCGAACTCGCCGCCGACATCGCCGACCGCCTCGACATGGGCTTTTCGGAGGTCGAGATCTCACCCGACCGGTTCGTGCCGATCCTCGACGACGCCATCGACCGGACCGACGGAATGGTCGGCTGGGCAACGCTGTTGCCGCTGTCGGCGACCTACAACCTGCCCGAGGCCAACGCCGACGTGATGCTCGAAGGCGCTGGCCAAGGTGGACTGATGGGCCATCACGTCCGGCGTCGCCACATCGAGCGGTGCGATTCGGCGGTCGATTCGCTATACCGGAGCGAAGCCGGTGCGAGCCGCGAGCGCGTGCGCTCGCTCATGACGACCGATGTCGATCCGCTCGATTCGTTCCGAGAGACCGTCGCGGGGAGCGACGAGACACAGCGAAAGAAGGTGATCCTCGACGCCCACTTCGCCAACCACTACGGGCGCGGCGAGTACGCGAGCACGCGCCTCGCACAGACGAAGACCGGCGTGCGCGCGCCCATCGTCCACGGCGACCTCATCCAGCACGCCGCCCGCCTCCCCACCACCTACCGAATGGGCACAATCCCGCTGACGAACGGCTACGTCCCGCACGGGGTGACGAAACCGAAACTCGCGCTGACGCGGGCAGCGGGAAAGGGGATGGGCGACGTGCGCTACGAGCGCACCGGCGTCGCGCCCAAGCACTCCTATCCGGTCCACGTCGGCGGGTTCGTGGCGACGACCTCGCTGGGACGCCTGCGCTCGTCGACCACCTACGGTGGCCAGCGCCTGCCCGACATCTGGTATCGACGCCACGACAGCCTGCGCGATCGCCTCGACGACTTGCTCGCCGGCGCGTGCGAGCGATCCTTTCTCAATGGCGACGAGATACGACGCCTGCGGCGCGAGCACCTCGCGGGCGAGGCAAACCACATGTCGGGCGTGCTCTCGCCGGTCACGACGCTCGAATCGTGGCTTCGGCGACATCTCGACCCCTGACGAGTTCCGGTTACCAGAAGACACTTATTGGCGACACGGCTCTCTTCGAGTAGTGGCAGCGTCGTACCTCGCCATCAGTGACTTTTCGGGCGGCGTCAGCGAGACCGGACGGATGACCGAACACCTCGGTCCGCTCGGCGAGCGCGCCGAGACGACCGTCGTTTGCTTGGTTCCCGACGAGAGCGCCGAACACCTCACCTATCGGCGAGCGCCGATGACCGGGATTCGAGCGCTCGACCTGTTCTCGCTGTTCGTCGTTGCACTCCTCGAGGGAGCGTGCAACGACTACGACGGCGTCGTCTCCATCTCGCTGGTTCCCTACGGCTGCTTCGCCCTCGCCGTGGGCCGGCTCTGCGGGCTGCCGGCCCATCTCGCCATCATCGGCGCGGACCTCGACGTACACGCCCGTGCTCGCTACGGCGCACTCACCGCCGCGCTCTTTCGCCGGTTCGACGCCATCACCGTGCCGGGAACCGCCCACCGCGACCAGCTCGAACGTCTCGGCGTCCCCGGAGAGCGCATCGAGATCCTGGCCAACGGGGTCGACCCGGAGACCTACAGCCCGTCCGAGACTCCGATCGAGTACGATTACATCTGGGTGGGGCGCTTCTCGGGCGAGAAGGACCCGCTGCTGTTCGTGCGAACGATGGCCGAACTGGTCGCCCGCGGTGAGACCCCCCGTGCGGTAATGCTCGGCTCCGGCCCGCTCGACCGCGAGGTCCGAACGGCCATCGACGAGTTGGATCTCGACGGGCGCATCGAACTGCCCGGCTGGGTTGACGATCCGGTGGACTACTACCATCGTGCGCGAACGTTCGTGTTGACCTCCGAGCGTGACGCGCTGCCGCTGACGCTGCTCGAAGCGATGGCGTGCGGGCTGGTACCCGTGGTTCCCGACGTCGGCAACGTCCGCGACGCCGTGATCGACGGCGAGAGCGGCGTCGTCCTCGACGAGCGCGACCCCGAGGCGTTTGCGAGTGTGCTCCAGCGCCTCACTGACGACGAACTGTACGATCGGCTTTCGGCCGCTGCGCCGATGGTCGCCACACGCTTTTCGACCGAGCGCGCCGCCGAGGACTGGGCGGCAGTATTGCGAACGCTTCGGGCGGCCCGCGGCGTGTGAGACGTGAGATATATGCTATCGACACCGCTTTGAGGGATATGAAACTCGGCGGAGTCCGCGACGGCACGGTGTACGTCACGCGCGGACTCGACATCGGAACGTGGAGTGCGGAGGAGGGATTTCTGACCGTTGGCTCGTTGCCGAACCCGGAATCCGGCAGCGATGGACTCCGCTTCGATGCGATGAACCGATGGCTACCCAAACGACTGCTTCGGCCGATAACCGGGCTGTACACGACCGCGAACGTCTGGCCGCTCGGCGACGACTGCCTGCTGGCGACGGTCTCGCGGTGGCTGTTTCGCTCGGCGGATGGGGGGCGCTCGTGGACGCTCGTCCGCGAACTCCCCGACTCGTCGGGACCGATGGGCGTGCTCCCGACGGCGGTCCGCGAACACCGCGGCCGCGTCTATCTCGCCGAATACCCGCTCGGCGACGACCCGGCCCGCGTGCTCGTGAGTGACGACCGCGGGCGCACGTGGTCGCCGTTCGTCGAACGACCCGACGTGCGTCACTTCCACGGGCTGTTCGTCGACCCCTACACCGACCGGCTCTGGGCCACAACGGGCGACACGAACGACGAGAGTGCAATCGGCGTCCTCTCCGAGGAGGGGTTCGCGCCGATCGGGCGCGGCAGCCAGCGCTGGCGGGCCGTGGGGCTTGCCTTCGGATCGGAGGCCGTCTTCTGGGGCAAGGATTCCTCGTACACCGAACGAGCCGAAGTCCTGCGCCTATCGCGCGAATCCCTCGACGACCCCGACCCCACACCGGAGACGATCGCGACGACCGCCTGTCCCATTTATTATGCCGAAACACTCGACAGGCCCGACGAACACTGGCTCGTCGTCTCGACGACCTCCACGGGGAGAATCGACAGCACCGCTCCCGACGGACAGAAACGAAACACCTGCGATGGGGTCGCCAGAGTGCTCGCGGCCTCCTCGGCCTCGGGGTACGAGACGTGGTACGAACTCTACGCAACCGAGCGCCGTGACGCGGTCGGCGAGCGTGTCGACGCGATACCGGCCTCGAACGGCTATCTGTTTCTGGCGACCGACCCAGAGCACGGACTGCTCATCAATCCCTACAACACAACCGACGACAACGGCGACATCGTCGCGATCACACCCGCTGCATTCGACGAGGCGGACTTCGCCAGCTATACCGATTCGCGCACGGAGGTACGCCCATGAGCGAACGCATGCGCGTCGGCGTACTGGCGAACCCGATGCTCACGCGCTTCGAGGAGCAGGCACTCGAAAACGTCGCCGCGCTCGATAGAGTGAGTATCGAAGAAGTCGTCGTCGACGGCTCGGTCGCGGAGGGATCGGCGCTCGCGGCGGGAGCCGATGCCGTCAATCAGGGTACCAGTATCTCGCCGAGCGACCTCAAACTGTTCGTCGAGGTCGTCCGCGAGAGCGGGCTGAAGGCGTTCATCCACGGCGACGAGAAACTCGGCTGGCTACTCGGCGAGACCGAACAGATGGAGTGGCTCCAGTCGGGACCGGTCACCGAGGTCGACTGTCTCGACGGGGCGACGGTTCGGGAGTGCGAACCGGTGTCGGCGGGTGGGCCGTGGAACACGCTGCCCGAGGATACGACGACGGACCTCGGCGAGTCCTGTGACGTGGTGATCCGATTTGGGTTCGGTCTACTCAAAGGGCCGATTCTCGACGCGCCGGAACACGGCGTTCTCAGTGTGCATACGAGCGACATCCGCGAGTATCGCGGGATGGGTCACAAGATCTCGTTCATGAACGACGACTCATCCGTATCGATCACGCTCCAGCAGCTCTCCGAGGAGATCGACGGCGGGCGCATCGTCGCGGTCATGTCACGTGACCTGCCTTCGGAGCCGACCCTCGACGACGTGTGGGATGGGGTGTATGCGCTCCAGACCGAGATCTTCGCCGACGGCATCGAGCGGCTTCAGGATGGATTCGAGCCGTTCCAGCCCGAGGAATTGGGACCGTACTACCCACACAGCCTCCAGCAGCACAATCCGCGCTTCGTCGCCCGGCTACTGGCGAAGAACAACTGGCGACGGCTGCGAAAGCGGCTGTCGTGAACGCCAGAAAGGATGGTTACAGCGGCGTTCGCACCCACCGAAACGTTCAGCCGAGATAGCCGAGGTCTTCGAGGCGGTCGGTGACGACGCTTTCCTCGACGGCCATGTCCTGGGGCCCGGTCTCGTCGCCACGCACACAGGTCTCGGGTTCCTCGGCGACGACCTTCCGGCGCGGACCGTTGGTGTAGGTGAGCCACGGCACCGAGAGGAGTTCGTCGGTGTAGATGCCCGGCGGGTGACCGTACTCGCGGAGGGGGATGGGAAACGAGCGCTCGCCGAGCATCTGGCCGTGGTCGGCGGTGACGACCGTCTTGCCTTCGATACTTTCCATGAGGTCCCGGACGTGGGGCAACACCGCGTCGAGGTTCTCGACGAACGCCTTGCGATAGACGCTGTCGGGGAGGTCGAGGTCGTTGCTGTCGATGGCGTCCCACACCCGGAGACTGTTGAGTTCGGGGTATTCGTGGCCGGTCGGGCCGATAGCCGGGAAGTGTGGCTGGACGAAGTGGACGAGCAATCGCTTGTCGGGATACTGCTCGGCGGCCGCCTTGGCGCGTTCGACCATCGTTTCCGGGCGAACAGTGTGAAACTCGTCGTCCCAGCCCTCGTCCTGCCAGACGTTGATCTCGGCGTGGAAGGTCGCGTCGACGTCGCCGCGGTTGCGATTCCAGTAGAACATCGGGGTCGCCGTGACATAGACCGTGTCGTGCATCTCGCGGCCGTCGAAGTTCGCCTTCAGGAACTCGGCGGTCATCGACCCGCGCGAGCGCCGCCGTTCGAGGGTTCCGGGCAGGTCCGAACGCGCCGCGAAGGCGTCGTACCGGCAGGCATCCAGAATCACCAACGTGTCCCAGTCTTCGGCGACGATGTCGACGCCGTCGGGGTTGTACGCGCGCCGGTTCAGTCGGGTGTGATAGAGCCGGTTCAGCTCGCGGACGAGCAGTCGCGGTTGGTCGAGAGCGCGCCGCAACTGGCGGAGATCGTACATGGTTCGACAATCGCTCAAACGAGGCAAAAGCCCTCCGAACCCGCTCCACGTAACTCACTCGCCCGGAACGATACCGTGGCGCTCGTAAAAGCGCCTGACTCGGCGGTCGTCGAGCAGCGGGCCGTGGACCTGAAAGAACCGGATGTTCGGTGCGTTGTTCCCCTCGATGACGGTGAACTCGCCCTCCTCGGTCACCACGAGATCCCAGCCGATGTAGGGGGTATGCGAGAAGGTCGCGGCCATTTCGAGGAGTTGCTCCCGAATCGCCGGCCAGCCCGGAACTGTCGTGCCCGTGATCCGCGCGCCCGTATCGGGATGAGTCTCGTGCCAGTCGAGGCTTCCCGAGAAGGGGAACTGGAAGCCGGCGGTCAGGCGGCCGGTTTCGGGGTCGACGCCCGCTGCGAGACCGCCGTTCGTGAAGTTGTCCACCGGGGCCGACCGACGAGTGCCGATCCGATGGGCGGCCGCTGCGATAAACGGCTCGCCCCGCTGGTCGTCGTACATCGTGAGCACCCGGAGCGTGTTCGCCGCGTCGGGGAACAGCTCGGCGGCGTAGGCGGCCTGTTCGACGACTTCGGAGACGAGATAGCCGTCGAGACCGTCGACGACCGATTCGAAGTCGTCTCTGGGACGCTCCTCGCCGTCGATGCGATACTGGCCGTCGGCGTACGAACAGCGCGTGACGCCCATGCCGCCGCTGCCCCGCCACGGCTTCAGCATGAGCGCCCCCTCTTCGCGCAGGCGCTCGGTGATCCACGTGGCCGCGTCGGTGGTTCCGTGTTCGCCCGTCATCACCACGTCGCCGCCGTCCGCTTCGAGCGAGCGGAGGTCGTGAAAGCGCCCGCGTTTGAGCACCCCATAAGTTTCGACACGCTGGTCGGCGAACGGCTCCAGCATCCAGTGGAAGAACAGTTTGTTGTTGAGCGCCTCCCGCTGTTCGTCGTTGATCCAGTAGGCGCGTTCGCGCTGGAAATCCGAGAAATACTGGTGATAGTTGGTCTCGTCGACGTTGTAGAACACGTCGGCCTGACTCAGAAAGCCGTGTCGCCAGAGCCAGAGCCGCCGGCGGATGGGCATCGACAGCCACGCCTTCTCCCACGTCAGCACCTCCTTTTCGGCGAAACGCCTGTATTCGGTCAGTACCCGCCGCGCGCCGCGCCGGGTTCTATCCAACAGCCGATGCGAGCCACGGAGCAGACCGACGAGTCGCTCGGAATTCACGCTTTCAGTACGCCGGTAGCCCGATTAACGGTTGTGAATCTCACTCTTCGGGGATGTATCGGCGGATGTAGGGCACTCGAACCCCGAGCCGGCCTTCGATGAGTTCGAGAGGAATCTCGTCTTCGGGCTGGAAACAGCCTGTCGCCGCACAGACCACGAGCGTGGCGAGGCCCGCGACGATGGCGAACACCGGAATCGTGAGCAGGTTCAACGAGATGACCGACGACAGCGCGAACGCCGGCGGGAACAGCAACAGGGGCAACAGGACGTACATCTTGACGGTATAGCGCGAAAACGGCGAGATGCGGGCGACGTAATAGAGGAAGGCGAACGCGACCCAGTTGAGCGTCGCGAACGACAGCGCCGAGGCCGCCGCCGCGCCGACGATGCCGTAGGTCGGAATCAGGAGGACGTTGAGGGCGATGTTGGCGACCGCTGCGATGACGTTCACGGCGAGAATCGAGCGCGTATAGCCGAGTCCGGCCAGCGCGTTCTGACAGTAGCCCGCCATCCCGCTGACGAAGAAGCCGGTCGAGAGGAAGGCGAGCGTGATGCCGATGCCCTGACCGATGTAGTTGCCACCGAAGACCGCGCCCACGACGTCCGTCGGGAACGCCGCAAACGTCAAGAAGACCGGAAAACCGATGATGACGGTCCACTTGGCGGTGAGTTTGTGGACACGATTGAGCTCCGCGCGCCGCCCGCTCGCGTCGAACCGCGAAGTCAGCGGGAGGTAGATGAATCCGAACGACGAAAAGATGACGCCGAGTCCGAGCGCGAGCGGGTAGGCGACGTTGTAGATGCCGACGCTCGCGTTGGAGAGATAGGCACCGAGCATGACCGTATCGATCTGTGAGAGCAGTTTCGTCACCGCCGCCGAGAACAACAGTGGCAGCGAGAACCACAGCAGCTGTCGACCGTGTGTCCGCACCGGGCCGCGCAGCGACATCAGCCGATTCAGGAAGTAGTGGATGGTGAGGAAACCGACTGCACCGGCGATGACGTAGGCGTAGCCCGCCGCGAACACGCCGAGACCCGCGACGAGAAAGACCACGAGCAAGCCGAGGCGCAACCCGTTGTAGAGCAGGTCACGCGCGTACGTCCGATAGATGGTGTTCTCGAAGCCACGAACACCGCCGACGCCGAGGGCTTGCCCGACCAACACCGGGATGGCGAGAACGAACAGCGCGACCAGTTTCGGCGAGGCATCCTTGTCGAAGAGCGTGTCGATGACCCATTCGAGACGTGTGAGTAGTAGTGCCATGACGACGAGCGTGACGAGACTCGCGAGAACGAGCCCGGTGAGCCACGTCCCCCGCTTGTCG is a window of Halococcus sediminicola DNA encoding:
- a CDS encoding glycosyltransferase family 4 protein; this translates as MAASYLAISDFSGGVSETGRMTEHLGPLGERAETTVVCLVPDESAEHLTYRRAPMTGIRALDLFSLFVVALLEGACNDYDGVVSISLVPYGCFALAVGRLCGLPAHLAIIGADLDVHARARYGALTAALFRRFDAITVPGTAHRDQLERLGVPGERIEILANGVDPETYSPSETPIEYDYIWVGRFSGEKDPLLFVRTMAELVARGETPRAVMLGSGPLDREVRTAIDELDLDGRIELPGWVDDPVDYYHRARTFVLTSERDALPLTLLEAMACGLVPVVPDVGNVRDAVIDGESGVVLDERDPEAFASVLQRLTDDELYDRLSAAAPMVATRFSTERAAEDWAAVLRTLRAARGV
- a CDS encoding oligosaccharide flippase family protein, translating into MTTSEDVADDPTGLSGVVSSASLVLVGSLLGSSSKLVEQVIIARLLPPGSYGKVSLGIAVMSLGLTFAIAGFDQGIPRFMSRFDDERDKRGTWLTGLVLASLVTLVVMALLLTRLEWVIDTLFDKDASPKLVALFVLAIPVLVGQALGVGGVRGFENTIYRTYARDLLYNGLRLGLLVVFLVAGLGVFAAGYAYVIAGAVGFLTIHYFLNRLMSLRGPVRTHGRQLLWFSLPLLFSAAVTKLLSQIDTVMLGAYLSNASVGIYNVAYPLALGLGVIFSSFGFIYLPLTSRFDASGRRAELNRVHKLTAKWTVIIGFPVFLTFAAFPTDVVGAVFGGNYIGQGIGITLAFLSTGFFVSGMAGYCQNALAGLGYTRSILAVNVIAAVANIALNVLLIPTYGIVGAAAASALSFATLNWVAFAFLYYVARISPFSRYTVKMYVLLPLLLFPPAFALSSVISLNLLTIPVFAIVAGLATLVVCAATGCFQPEDEIPLELIEGRLGVRVPYIRRYIPEE
- a CDS encoding sugar-transfer associated ATP-grasp domain-containing protein yields the protein MNSERLVGLLRGSHRLLDRTRRGARRVLTEYRRFAEKEVLTWEKAWLSMPIRRRLWLWRHGFLSQADVFYNVDETNYHQYFSDFQRERAYWINDEQREALNNKLFFHWMLEPFADQRVETYGVLKRGRFHDLRSLEADGGDVVMTGEHGTTDAATWITERLREEGALMLKPWRGSGGMGVTRCSYADGQYRIDGEERPRDDFESVVDGLDGYLVSEVVEQAAYAAELFPDAANTLRVLTMYDDQRGEPFIAAAAHRIGTRRSAPVDNFTNGGLAAGVDPETGRLTAGFQFPFSGSLDWHETHPDTGARITGTTVPGWPAIREQLLEMAATFSHTPYIGWDLVVTEEGEFTVIEGNNAPNIRFFQVHGPLLDDRRVRRFYERHGIVPGE
- a CDS encoding methionyl-tRNA formyltransferase-like protein, with protein sequence MSERMRVGVLANPMLTRFEEQALENVAALDRVSIEEVVVDGSVAEGSALAAGADAVNQGTSISPSDLKLFVEVVRESGLKAFIHGDEKLGWLLGETEQMEWLQSGPVTEVDCLDGATVRECEPVSAGGPWNTLPEDTTTDLGESCDVVIRFGFGLLKGPILDAPEHGVLSVHTSDIREYRGMGHKISFMNDDSSVSITLQQLSEEIDGGRIVAVMSRDLPSEPTLDDVWDGVYALQTEIFADGIERLQDGFEPFQPEELGPYYPHSLQQHNPRFVARLLAKNNWRRLRKRLS
- a CDS encoding WD40/YVTN/BNR-like repeat-containing protein, translating into MKLGGVRDGTVYVTRGLDIGTWSAEEGFLTVGSLPNPESGSDGLRFDAMNRWLPKRLLRPITGLYTTANVWPLGDDCLLATVSRWLFRSADGGRSWTLVRELPDSSGPMGVLPTAVREHRGRVYLAEYPLGDDPARVLVSDDRGRTWSPFVERPDVRHFHGLFVDPYTDRLWATTGDTNDESAIGVLSEEGFAPIGRGSQRWRAVGLAFGSEAVFWGKDSSYTERAEVLRLSRESLDDPDPTPETIATTACPIYYAETLDRPDEHWLVVSTTSTGRIDSTAPDGQKRNTCDGVARVLAASSASGYETWYELYATERRDAVGERVDAIPASNGYLFLATDPEHGLLINPYNTTDDNGDIVAITPAAFDEADFASYTDSRTEVRP
- a CDS encoding alkaline phosphatase family protein; this translates as MYDLRQLRRALDQPRLLVRELNRLYHTRLNRRAYNPDGVDIVAEDWDTLVILDACRYDAFAARSDLPGTLERRRSRGSMTAEFLKANFDGREMHDTVYVTATPMFYWNRNRGDVDATFHAEINVWQDEGWDDEFHTVRPETMVERAKAAAEQYPDKRLLVHFVQPHFPAIGPTGHEYPELNSLRVWDAIDSNDLDLPDSVYRKAFVENLDAVLPHVRDLMESIEGKTVVTADHGQMLGERSFPIPLREYGHPPGIYTDELLSVPWLTYTNGPRRKVVAEEPETCVRGDETGPQDMAVEESVVTDRLEDLGYLG
- a CDS encoding asparagine synthase-related protein, whose protein sequence is MTGVLGGTVTGEPFRAMTEAIQFEPWYETERFEEGESSLGLVHHGERDPLGSAAWEGESRAGVVHGALVGREHTNTENLVERVLDSPHETLREVDGPFALACVDFDAERFVLATDKLGTRPCYYTLENGLAFGSSVAALLTGLDDPQLDEQGVSDLLMMSGLWGERTLVEGVRALAPASVLEYEDGEASIERYWKPDYESAPTDGYIDDLVDVFGAAMADAATTMDGDVGVWLSGGLDSRTLAAELAGHSDEFDSFRAYTYDANPRGGGNPELAADIADRLDMGFSEVEISPDRFVPILDDAIDRTDGMVGWATLLPLSATYNLPEANADVMLEGAGQGGLMGHHVRRRHIERCDSAVDSLYRSEAGASRERVRSLMTTDVDPLDSFRETVAGSDETQRKKVILDAHFANHYGRGEYASTRLAQTKTGVRAPIVHGDLIQHAARLPTTYRMGTIPLTNGYVPHGVTKPKLALTRAAGKGMGDVRYERTGVAPKHSYPVHVGGFVATTSLGRLRSSTTYGGQRLPDIWYRRHDSLRDRLDDLLAGACERSFLNGDEIRRLRREHLAGEANHMSGVLSPVTTLESWLRRHLDP